In a genomic window of Nesterenkonia halotolerans:
- a CDS encoding glycosyltransferase family 2 protein: MFLALILHIIRACFAEASASPRSGGPLSYAARDCSVVIPSTGRASLHNAVADALAQTSVNVEVIVVLNNAEDDTWSHPDSRVRVIRAGDSGSNAARQIGIRAARCAYIALLDDDDRWAPQKLQLQFAVAEDHDLLTTEDWVISCGVEKLRGSAVELWPRRFDAEVLDVPRYLFRRDSWRSARHQLQSSTLFFPKALALAVPFDASVKIHMDWDWLIKVRNLRDARILILDRHLVRYEQLAQGITSRSRAALSVAWADQVLRSRPREHGDFLVLFSARFPMLQGDLSGSRRVISQARTTSAPSLRAQLIARANLLRAASRKRRL; the protein is encoded by the coding sequence TTGTTTTTGGCCTTGATTCTTCACATCATTCGCGCCTGCTTCGCCGAAGCTTCCGCTTCGCCGCGATCTGGAGGTCCATTGAGCTACGCCGCGCGTGACTGCTCTGTCGTCATCCCTTCGACCGGACGTGCCAGTCTCCACAATGCTGTCGCCGATGCGCTCGCGCAGACATCAGTGAACGTCGAGGTCATTGTCGTGTTGAACAATGCTGAGGACGACACCTGGTCACACCCCGATTCCCGGGTCAGAGTGATCCGGGCGGGCGACTCGGGCAGCAACGCAGCCCGGCAGATCGGCATACGTGCCGCACGTTGCGCCTATATCGCGCTGCTCGACGACGACGACCGCTGGGCACCGCAGAAGCTGCAGCTCCAGTTCGCGGTCGCCGAGGACCATGACCTCCTCACCACGGAGGACTGGGTCATATCCTGCGGTGTGGAGAAGCTCCGCGGGTCGGCAGTTGAGCTGTGGCCCAGGCGCTTCGACGCCGAAGTCCTTGACGTGCCGCGCTACCTGTTCCGCCGTGACAGCTGGCGCTCAGCTCGACACCAACTTCAATCCTCGACCCTGTTCTTCCCGAAAGCGCTGGCGCTGGCTGTGCCCTTTGACGCATCAGTGAAGATCCACATGGACTGGGACTGGCTGATCAAGGTACGCAATCTGCGCGATGCTCGTATTCTGATCCTCGACCGTCACCTGGTGCGCTACGAACAACTCGCGCAGGGCATCACCTCGCGTTCCCGCGCGGCGCTCAGCGTGGCCTGGGCGGACCAGGTTCTCCGCAGCCGACCTCGCGAGCATGGTGACTTCCTCGTGCTCTTCTCCGCCAGATTCCCGATGCTGCAGGGAGACCTGTCAGGCAGCAGACGGGTCATCAGCCAGGCCCGCACCACGTCAGCTCCCAGCCTGCGCGCGCAGCTGATCGCTCGCGCCAACCTGCTCCGTGCAGCATCAAGAAAGAGACGCCTGTGA
- a CDS encoding LysR family transcriptional regulator: MEMRHLELLREIAARGTLAAVARATHRTPSALSQQLRTAERDLGVRLVEPDSRGLRLTSAGQLLAEGAEEVAESLARLQARLEESTGEPRGLVRVGTLPSAGQALLPPLIGRLRGSAITLALDDFDIAEADFAARALDADIVISHSLTGETPTGAEGLSSTLLAREPIDVALPRDHQLASKSKLTPEDLVNHDWIGVPEGYPFDAIPLAIEQLTGHPAHRAFRLRDNHLVESLVSAGAGIGLLPRFSTRPSAGVVLRPLIGVHAERSIVALSRGDRFQRLAVRTVTAHLVEVGREVAGLHTVPVSSSPGPEH; the protein is encoded by the coding sequence ATGGAGATGCGTCATCTGGAGCTGTTGCGCGAAATCGCCGCGAGGGGCACGCTGGCGGCCGTGGCGCGGGCGACCCACCGCACGCCATCGGCCCTCTCCCAGCAGCTGCGGACGGCCGAGCGTGATCTGGGAGTCCGCCTGGTCGAACCTGACTCGCGCGGGCTGCGGCTGACCTCGGCAGGGCAGCTGCTCGCCGAAGGAGCAGAAGAGGTGGCCGAGAGTCTCGCCAGGCTCCAGGCGCGCCTGGAGGAGAGCACCGGGGAACCGCGTGGACTCGTCCGGGTGGGCACGCTACCCAGTGCCGGCCAGGCGCTGCTGCCTCCGTTGATCGGACGGCTGCGAGGAAGCGCCATCACGCTGGCCTTGGATGACTTCGACATCGCCGAGGCCGATTTCGCGGCGCGTGCACTCGATGCCGACATCGTCATCAGTCACAGCCTCACCGGAGAGACGCCGACCGGCGCTGAGGGGCTCAGCAGCACACTGCTGGCACGGGAGCCCATCGACGTGGCACTCCCACGGGATCATCAGCTGGCGTCCAAGTCGAAGCTCACGCCCGAGGATCTGGTGAACCATGACTGGATCGGTGTGCCCGAGGGGTACCCCTTCGACGCGATTCCGCTCGCCATCGAGCAGCTCACCGGTCACCCCGCGCATCGCGCATTTCGGCTCAGGGACAACCACCTCGTGGAGTCACTGGTGTCCGCCGGGGCAGGGATCGGCCTGCTTCCCCGATTCAGCACCCGACCGAGCGCCGGAGTGGTGCTGCGACCGCTGATCGGCGTCCATGCGGAACGCAGCATCGTCGCACTGAGCAGAGGCGACCGATTCCAGCGACTGGCCGTGAGAACCGTCACTGCGCATCTCGTGGAGGTCGGTCGGGAGGTCGCAGGACTTCACACCGTTCCTGTGAGCAGCTCCCCAGGCCCCGAGCATTAG
- the coaE gene encoding dephospho-CoA kinase: protein MAEIYSVGLTGGIASGKSAVAARLAEHGALIIDADLLAREALEPGSPGLEEVISTFGRELVTEAGELDRSALGRVVFNDEEARAKLNAIVHPRVRAEAARLREGASVGTVVVEDIPLLVETGQQDRFDLVLVVQAPESQRISRIVENRGSTEEDARARISAQATDAERAAAADVVLDNSGTVEELQRQVDELYVKLQGRVRARQ, encoded by the coding sequence ATGGCGGAGATCTATTCAGTGGGACTGACCGGAGGCATCGCCTCCGGCAAATCAGCGGTGGCGGCCCGGCTCGCCGAGCACGGGGCGCTGATCATCGATGCCGACCTCCTCGCCCGCGAGGCACTCGAACCCGGAAGCCCAGGGTTGGAGGAGGTGATCTCCACCTTCGGACGTGAGCTGGTGACCGAGGCAGGGGAGCTGGACCGATCCGCTCTGGGCCGGGTGGTCTTCAACGACGAGGAAGCCCGGGCAAAGCTCAACGCGATCGTGCATCCGAGGGTGCGCGCCGAAGCCGCACGGCTGCGAGAGGGCGCCTCGGTGGGAACCGTGGTGGTCGAGGACATTCCGCTGCTCGTGGAGACCGGCCAGCAGGACCGGTTCGACCTGGTGCTGGTGGTGCAGGCACCGGAGTCGCAGCGGATCAGCCGGATCGTGGAGAACCGCGGCTCCACCGAGGAGGACGCCAGGGCGCGCATCTCCGCGCAGGCCACCGACGCCGAGCGGGCCGCGGCGGCTGACGTCGTTCTGGACAACTCCGGAACCGTCGAAGAGCTGCAACGACAGGTCGATGAGCTGTACGTGAAACTCCAGGGACGTGTCAGAGCCCGGCAGTAG
- a CDS encoding glycosyltransferase family 2 protein, whose amino-acid sequence MTTSSPLVSIIVPVHNSLPHIPALLQRLAQQAQNRDEILLVDDASTDGGTPLLEAFVAEHPQAKLIRLDSPHGVARARNAALKAARGEYVWFADDDDLWSPDILDVFLEAATRSDADVVVCQAELRYPGRQSGAIIDGSARELIVSRQHACNLVLEGKIHGYLWNKLFRRSILGADPFLDMSSQSDFTGVVRALANSECVHLIPPVLYFHLVREGSVTRRKTPDLSNLERAHELAVELLPAGEVTGLTGAMNHFRAWFLVLPLAHTPTRVRAPWSIRRDGIRRARNAAQAVDMAQLRVRSRRTHHQVWLVTQLGTVYLVALHAAQVFKRLGRRIRRR is encoded by the coding sequence ATGACGACCTCCTCCCCCCTCGTGAGCATCATCGTCCCTGTCCACAATTCGCTTCCACACATCCCGGCGCTCCTTCAGCGCCTCGCGCAACAGGCGCAGAACCGCGATGAGATTCTCCTGGTCGATGACGCCTCGACCGATGGCGGGACACCGTTGTTGGAGGCCTTCGTTGCGGAGCACCCTCAGGCCAAGCTCATCCGGCTGGACTCCCCGCACGGGGTGGCCCGGGCGCGCAACGCGGCGCTGAAGGCTGCACGCGGTGAGTATGTCTGGTTCGCGGATGACGACGACCTATGGTCTCCCGACATCTTGGATGTCTTCCTGGAAGCCGCGACTCGGAGCGACGCCGACGTCGTCGTCTGCCAAGCGGAACTTCGCTATCCGGGACGTCAGTCTGGTGCAATCATTGACGGCTCTGCCCGCGAACTCATTGTTTCCAGACAGCATGCATGCAATCTCGTGCTCGAGGGGAAGATACACGGGTACCTCTGGAACAAGCTCTTCCGAAGGTCGATATTGGGTGCAGATCCCTTCCTCGACATGTCTTCGCAATCGGATTTCACAGGAGTGGTCCGAGCACTGGCCAACAGCGAATGCGTCCACCTGATTCCACCAGTTCTCTATTTTCATCTTGTCCGCGAGGGATCAGTCACCCGGCGCAAGACTCCGGACCTCTCGAACCTGGAGCGCGCCCACGAACTGGCCGTCGAACTGCTTCCAGCCGGTGAGGTCACTGGACTCACCGGCGCGATGAATCATTTCCGTGCGTGGTTCCTGGTCCTCCCGCTGGCGCATACCCCCACGCGGGTTCGCGCCCCCTGGTCCATCCGCCGAGACGGCATCCGGAGGGCCCGCAACGCTGCGCAGGCTGTGGACATGGCGCAGCTGCGGGTCCGTTCGAGGCGCACCCACCACCAGGTGTGGCTCGTGACTCAGCTTGGCACGGTCTATCTGGTCGCTCTCCACGCTGCCCAGGTCTTCAAGAGGCTTGGCCGGAGGATACGCCGGCGATGA
- the uvrB gene encoding excinuclease ABC subunit UvrB, producing the protein MSLAQKISRTVAPFEVISPFQPSGDQPKAIEELAERIEGGEKDVVLMGATGTGKSATAAWLVERIQRPTLVMVQNKTLAAQLANEFRELLPNNAVEYFVSYYDYYQPEAYVPQTDTFIEKDSSVNEEVERLRHSATNALLTRRDVVVVATVSCIYGLGTPEEYIKQMVEVKVGQTIERDELLRRFVGMQYARNDTDFHRGTFRVRGDTVEIIPMYEELAVRIEFFGDEIESISTLHPLTGTVVREEEEMYIFPASHYVAGDDRMAQAITRIEDELRVRLEELESQDKLLEAQRLRMRTTYDLEMMQQMGFCNGIENYSRHIDGRGPGSASHCLLDYFPDDYLLIVDESHVTIPQIGGMYEGDMSRKRTLVDHGFRLPSAMDNRPLKWDEFLERIGQTVYLSATPGSYELGQADGYVEQIIRPTGLVDPQIVIKKTKGQIDDLLGEIRTRTAKNERVLVTTLTKRMAEDLTEYMLENGIKVEYLHSDVDTLKRIEILRDLRRGVHDVVVGINLLREGLDLPEVSLVAILDADKEGFLRSTTSLIQTIGRAARNVSGEVHMYADRITDSMRRAIDETDRRRQRQIDYNTEHGIDPTPLQKKIADITDQLAREDADTADLLQGMGGLATGFQYGKGHRGYTSFESEEADGAAGQNSGKTMASQTPAKDLTDLIGQLTAQMHNAAEELNFEVAARLRDEIGELKKELRQMQNAGHDQM; encoded by the coding sequence ATGAGTCTCGCTCAGAAGATCAGCCGCACTGTCGCCCCGTTTGAGGTCATCAGCCCGTTCCAGCCCTCGGGTGATCAGCCCAAGGCGATCGAAGAGCTTGCTGAGCGCATCGAGGGGGGCGAGAAGGACGTCGTGCTGATGGGTGCCACCGGCACCGGAAAGTCAGCGACGGCGGCCTGGCTGGTCGAGCGCATCCAGCGCCCCACTCTGGTCATGGTGCAGAACAAGACCCTGGCCGCCCAGCTCGCCAACGAGTTCCGCGAGCTGCTGCCCAACAACGCGGTGGAGTACTTCGTCTCCTATTACGACTACTACCAGCCTGAGGCCTACGTGCCGCAGACGGACACCTTCATCGAGAAGGACTCCTCCGTCAACGAAGAGGTCGAGCGACTGCGGCACTCCGCCACCAACGCGCTGCTGACCCGTCGCGACGTCGTCGTCGTGGCCACCGTCTCCTGCATCTATGGCCTCGGCACCCCCGAGGAGTACATCAAGCAGATGGTCGAGGTGAAGGTCGGGCAGACCATCGAGCGTGATGAGCTGCTGCGCCGCTTCGTGGGTATGCAGTACGCCCGCAACGACACCGATTTCCACCGCGGCACCTTCCGTGTGCGAGGGGACACCGTAGAGATCATCCCCATGTACGAGGAGCTCGCGGTGCGCATCGAGTTCTTCGGTGACGAGATCGAATCGATCTCCACGCTGCACCCGCTCACCGGCACAGTGGTGCGCGAGGAGGAGGAGATGTATATCTTCCCCGCCAGCCACTATGTGGCGGGCGATGACCGGATGGCCCAGGCGATCACCCGGATCGAGGACGAGCTGCGCGTCCGGCTCGAGGAGCTGGAGTCACAGGACAAGCTGCTGGAGGCCCAGCGGCTGCGCATGCGCACCACCTACGATCTCGAGATGATGCAGCAGATGGGCTTCTGCAACGGCATCGAGAACTACTCTCGGCATATCGATGGCCGCGGTCCCGGTTCGGCCTCACACTGCCTGCTCGACTATTTCCCGGATGACTACCTGCTGATCGTCGACGAGTCCCACGTGACGATCCCGCAGATCGGAGGCATGTACGAGGGCGATATGTCGCGTAAGCGGACCCTGGTGGACCACGGCTTCAGGCTGCCCTCGGCGATGGACAACCGGCCGCTGAAATGGGACGAGTTCCTGGAGCGGATCGGGCAGACCGTGTATCTCTCGGCGACACCGGGCTCTTATGAGCTGGGCCAGGCCGATGGCTACGTGGAGCAGATCATCCGCCCCACGGGTCTGGTGGATCCGCAGATCGTGATCAAGAAGACCAAGGGACAGATCGACGATCTGCTCGGCGAGATCCGCACGCGCACCGCGAAGAACGAACGCGTGCTGGTGACCACGCTGACCAAGCGCATGGCCGAGGACCTCACCGAGTACATGCTGGAGAACGGCATCAAGGTGGAGTACCTGCACTCGGACGTGGACACGCTCAAGCGCATCGAGATCCTGCGCGACCTGCGCCGTGGCGTTCACGACGTGGTCGTCGGCATCAACCTGCTGCGTGAGGGCCTTGATCTGCCTGAAGTGTCCCTGGTCGCGATCCTCGACGCGGACAAGGAGGGCTTCCTGCGCTCCACCACGTCGTTGATCCAGACCATCGGGCGCGCAGCCCGCAACGTCTCCGGCGAGGTGCACATGTATGCAGATCGGATCACCGATTCGATGCGCCGCGCCATCGATGAGACGGACCGCCGTCGGCAGCGCCAGATCGACTACAACACGGAGCACGGGATCGATCCGACTCCGTTGCAGAAGAAGATCGCCGATATCACCGACCAGCTCGCCCGAGAGGATGCGGACACGGCAGACCTGCTCCAAGGCATGGGAGGCCTCGCCACCGGATTCCAGTACGGCAAGGGGCATCGCGGCTACACCAGCTTCGAGAGCGAAGAAGCAGACGGCGCTGCCGGACAGAACTCCGGAAAGACGATGGCCTCACAGACCCCGGCGAAGGACCTCACCGATCTCATCGGCCAGCTCACCGCTCAGATGCACAATGCTGCAGAGGAGTTGAACTTCGAGGTGGCCGCGCGGCTGCGTGACGAGATCGGGGAGCTCAAGAAGGAGCTGCGGCAGATGCAGAATGCTGGGCACGATCAGATGTGA
- a CDS encoding glycosyltransferase family 4 protein, with protein sequence MTPPADLPRVLHVGPQGNIAGGMAQVVNAYLSWTYTRVRLDGTRSTKGKGDRLALFRSTRSAGSIAALRAGSQRSVVAVHMSQGGSFLREGGLARLAHLLGHGVAIHLHGSGFADFAHRHPSVVRRALAPADVVLVLTQESERICRELAPGASVVRVPNAVTVPADVPAKKRTIVFGGAVGHRKGVDVLLEAWNALSELHGTWTLVIAGPPDGIAADSSVPSTRWPGTVPHEEMMMLLNEASIAVLPSRGEAMPMFVLEAMARRCAVIATDVGQVREVVGEAGMITDPGDVPGLTDALRELTRSDERRAQLADAARERIQRRHDREILVPVLEDHWLSTLKKGSEV encoded by the coding sequence GTGACGCCCCCCGCTGATCTGCCCAGAGTTCTTCACGTCGGACCCCAAGGAAACATCGCCGGTGGAATGGCCCAAGTCGTCAATGCCTACCTGAGCTGGACCTACACGCGGGTCCGCCTCGACGGCACTCGCTCCACCAAGGGAAAGGGAGACAGACTCGCGCTCTTCCGCTCGACGCGCTCTGCTGGGAGCATCGCGGCCCTGCGCGCGGGCAGCCAAAGGTCCGTGGTCGCGGTCCATATGTCGCAGGGCGGCTCCTTCCTTCGAGAAGGCGGCCTCGCTCGGTTGGCTCATCTGCTCGGTCATGGTGTGGCCATCCATCTGCACGGCAGCGGCTTCGCAGACTTTGCGCATCGCCATCCGAGCGTCGTGCGAAGAGCACTCGCCCCTGCCGATGTCGTCCTCGTCCTGACACAGGAGTCCGAGCGGATCTGCCGTGAGCTGGCGCCTGGAGCCTCCGTGGTCAGAGTTCCCAATGCTGTCACCGTCCCGGCGGACGTGCCTGCAAAGAAGCGGACCATCGTCTTCGGCGGTGCCGTGGGACATCGCAAAGGTGTGGACGTTCTCCTGGAGGCCTGGAACGCGCTCAGCGAGCTGCATGGGACGTGGACGTTGGTCATCGCGGGACCGCCTGATGGCATAGCGGCCGATTCCTCGGTGCCTTCCACTCGCTGGCCGGGCACCGTTCCCCACGAGGAGATGATGATGCTGCTCAACGAGGCAAGCATCGCTGTGCTGCCCTCGAGAGGCGAAGCGATGCCCATGTTCGTGCTGGAGGCGATGGCGCGTCGTTGCGCTGTGATCGCCACCGATGTGGGACAGGTCCGCGAGGTGGTGGGGGAGGCCGGAATGATCACGGACCCCGGAGATGTCCCGGGCCTCACAGACGCGCTGCGCGAGCTGACTCGCAGTGACGAGCGTCGAGCACAGCTCGCTGACGCGGCACGCGAGCGGATCCAGCGTCGGCATGATCGGGAGATCCTTGTGCCGGTCTTGGAGGACCACTGGCTCTCCACGCTGAAGAAGGGTTCGGAGGTCTGA
- a CDS encoding SGNH/GDSL hydrolase family protein: protein MGALVVPIEREPESASQEAEVAEYGGVAVVGDSHTEMDSLNFAAGRIGDRSWVSTLLSEGYRFAGGWAVAGATSTLQAESFRGVRGADALIVLTGTNDLVQGVPFDLTASSLEAIVAKAPADRIIVLAIPPLDQEVMPTSSEFNRSLRDLAAGRGWEYFDGFDFLRDPDGGFVEGMTYDGIHLTPDAQERFGEAVAEYLGGETDS from the coding sequence GTGGGCGCACTGGTAGTCCCGATCGAACGCGAACCCGAGTCTGCCTCGCAGGAAGCTGAGGTGGCCGAGTACGGCGGCGTCGCGGTGGTGGGGGATTCACACACCGAGATGGACTCTCTCAACTTCGCCGCGGGACGAATCGGGGACCGCTCCTGGGTCTCCACTCTCCTGTCCGAGGGGTACCGGTTCGCTGGCGGCTGGGCCGTGGCCGGGGCGACCTCCACCCTGCAGGCTGAAAGTTTCCGTGGGGTCAGGGGCGCAGATGCCTTGATCGTGCTGACCGGGACGAACGATCTCGTCCAGGGGGTCCCCTTTGATCTCACCGCCTCGAGTCTCGAAGCGATCGTCGCGAAGGCGCCGGCCGACCGCATCATCGTGCTGGCCATCCCCCCGCTGGACCAGGAAGTCATGCCGACGAGCAGCGAATTCAACCGATCGCTCCGAGATCTGGCTGCTGGCCGGGGCTGGGAGTACTTCGATGGTTTCGACTTCCTGCGAGACCCCGACGGTGGTTTCGTCGAGGGAATGACCTACGACGGAATCCATCTCACCCCGGACGCTCAGGAGCGATTCGGAGAGGCGGTGGCCGAGTACCTCGGTGGAGAGACTGACTCGTGA
- a CDS encoding glycosyltransferase produces the protein MSHPFPELAGKRALLVASTGGHLEQLVQLESVLVVSQKSQWMTFDSPQSASLLAGRDATIVPYIASRDWRGVMHAARLAAKLDWDSIDVVISTGAAIALSVFPVARLRGTPSFYVESVSRFDGPSLTGRITQNLRLARTFTQHVEWSTDQWQYRYSLLSAYEAVEKPLVENFAVSRIFVTLGTIRPFRFDAMVDAVLAAAPPGAHIVWQLGETDRADLPGEVHRTISVEDFDREASHADVVVSHAGVGSTLRLMELGISPILVPRRKARDEHVDDHQTQVASKLEAAGLLQSVEAPELELKHLLQAAATRVHKTLN, from the coding sequence ATGAGCCATCCTTTCCCTGAGCTTGCTGGCAAGCGCGCACTCCTCGTCGCCTCCACAGGGGGCCACCTGGAACAGCTCGTCCAGCTGGAGTCCGTGCTGGTCGTGTCCCAGAAGTCGCAATGGATGACGTTTGACTCGCCCCAGTCCGCGTCGCTTCTCGCTGGGCGCGACGCGACGATCGTGCCGTACATCGCCTCGCGGGACTGGCGAGGAGTCATGCATGCCGCCAGGCTCGCCGCGAAGCTGGATTGGGACAGCATCGATGTGGTGATCAGCACTGGAGCGGCCATCGCGCTCTCCGTGTTTCCCGTCGCACGCCTGCGCGGAACCCCCAGCTTCTATGTCGAGAGCGTCTCACGCTTCGACGGGCCCTCGTTGACAGGGCGCATCACCCAGAACCTCAGGCTCGCCCGGACGTTCACGCAGCATGTCGAGTGGTCGACGGATCAGTGGCAGTACCGGTACTCGCTGCTGAGTGCCTACGAGGCAGTGGAGAAACCCCTCGTCGAGAACTTTGCGGTGTCGCGGATCTTTGTGACGCTGGGGACGATTCGTCCCTTCCGATTCGACGCCATGGTGGACGCAGTCCTCGCCGCGGCTCCACCAGGAGCCCATATCGTGTGGCAGTTGGGCGAGACAGATCGCGCCGATCTCCCTGGTGAGGTCCACCGCACGATATCCGTTGAGGACTTTGACCGAGAAGCGAGCCACGCCGATGTGGTGGTCAGCCACGCCGGGGTCGGCTCGACGCTCAGGCTCATGGAGCTCGGAATATCACCGATCCTCGTTCCCCGTCGGAAGGCGCGGGACGAGCATGTCGACGATCATCAGACACAGGTGGCAAGCAAGCTCGAAGCGGCCGGTCTTCTGCAGAGCGTGGAGGCCCCCGAGCTGGAGCTGAAGCATCTCCTGCAGGCAGCCGCCACCAGGGTCCACAAGACCCTGAACTGA
- a CDS encoding EamA family transporter has product MPMRHTLLAVLVAFLWGLNFLAIRFSLDQFPPMFLAGLRFLILALPALLFIPRPKVPIRHLLGYGLGFGTLQFFGLYLGMAAGFPTGLASLVLQASAPFTVVLGALLLKEQVTARRAAGIAVAVAGLALVGVSRGSLDGWLPFLLVLLGAFGWALGNLASRKAQTDRPMALVMWMAVVPPIPLLSIAFLVEGPQEIWAALASSISVETVPAWAGLAYTVLIGTVLGSGIWVWLMRRHPAGVVAPFSMLVPVVGILAAWLVLDEVPTWLELAGGMLVVGGVIYASRRGASPVTLSGTDPATLETAEHPNRHESVSPPRYSATASPNRS; this is encoded by the coding sequence ATGCCCATGCGCCATACCCTCCTCGCCGTGCTCGTCGCCTTTCTCTGGGGCTTGAACTTCCTGGCGATCCGATTCTCCCTCGACCAGTTTCCGCCGATGTTCCTCGCAGGTCTGCGTTTTCTCATCCTGGCACTGCCCGCGTTGTTGTTCATCCCCCGGCCCAAGGTGCCCATCAGGCACCTGCTGGGCTATGGCCTCGGATTCGGCACGCTGCAGTTCTTCGGTCTCTACCTGGGCATGGCAGCGGGCTTCCCCACCGGACTCGCCTCCCTGGTGCTGCAGGCTTCAGCGCCCTTCACCGTGGTCCTGGGTGCGCTGCTGCTGAAGGAGCAGGTCACCGCGCGACGAGCCGCCGGCATCGCGGTCGCCGTCGCGGGCCTGGCACTGGTGGGTGTCTCGCGGGGCAGCCTGGACGGATGGCTGCCTTTCCTGCTGGTGCTGCTGGGCGCCTTCGGCTGGGCGCTGGGCAACCTCGCTTCACGCAAGGCCCAGACGGACCGCCCGATGGCGCTGGTGATGTGGATGGCTGTGGTGCCCCCGATTCCGCTGCTGAGCATCGCGTTCCTGGTGGAGGGGCCGCAGGAGATCTGGGCGGCGCTGGCCTCTTCGATCAGCGTCGAGACGGTGCCTGCCTGGGCAGGGCTGGCCTATACGGTGCTGATCGGCACGGTGCTGGGCTCGGGGATCTGGGTCTGGCTGATGCGCAGACACCCGGCCGGCGTCGTCGCGCCGTTCTCCATGCTGGTGCCCGTGGTCGGGATCCTCGCCGCCTGGCTCGTGCTGGATGAGGTGCCGACCTGGCTGGAGCTGGCGGGCGGTATGCTGGTGGTCGGCGGAGTCATCTACGCCTCGCGGCGAGGCGCCTCCCCCGTCACACTCTCGGGGACAGATCCAGCGACGCTGGAGACGGCCGAACATCCCAACCGTCACGAGTCAGTCTCTCCACCGAGGTACTCGGCCACCGCCTCTCCGAATCGCTCCTGA